One window from the genome of Micromonospora aurantiaca ATCC 27029 encodes:
- a CDS encoding CCA tRNA nucleotidyltransferase: MSEASASHAADRRELTAAQRNAVAELLRVSPVADELGRRFAQAGHELHLVGGSVRDALLGRLGNDLDFCTDAHPDETIKVIRGWAESIWETGREFGTIACQRDGLNLEITTFRAEVYDQVSRNPVVQYGTSLTEDLKRRDFTVNAMAVSLPDHRFTDPYGGLADLAAKIIRTPGTPQESFRDDPLRMLRAARFAAQLRFAVHPDVRAAMTEMAADLDRITAERIRDEFTKLLCGADPITGLRLLVDTGLAERFLPELTGLKLTIDEHAQHKDVYEHTLTVVSNAMSMESDGCDFVLRMAALMHDIGKPATKAVGADGRVSFHHHEVVGARLTKNRMKALRYSKEITSQVVKLVGLHLRFYGYGRGEWTDSAVRRYVTDAGDLLSRLHKLTRSDCTTRNRRKAAQLAADYDALEERIARIAAEEDLARVRPDLDGNAIMELLGVPPGPVVGRAWQYLKELRLERGPLDRDEAEAELLRWARDEGITG, encoded by the coding sequence ATGTCCGAAGCCTCCGCCTCCCACGCCGCCGACCGCCGCGAACTGACCGCCGCGCAGCGCAACGCCGTCGCCGAACTGCTCCGAGTCTCACCGGTCGCCGACGAGCTGGGCCGGCGCTTCGCCCAGGCCGGTCACGAACTGCACCTGGTGGGCGGATCCGTCCGCGACGCGCTGCTCGGGCGGCTCGGCAACGACCTCGACTTCTGCACCGACGCCCACCCGGACGAGACCATCAAGGTCATCCGCGGCTGGGCCGAGTCGATCTGGGAGACCGGACGCGAGTTCGGCACCATCGCCTGCCAGCGCGACGGCCTCAACCTGGAGATCACCACGTTCCGCGCGGAGGTCTACGACCAGGTCAGCCGCAACCCGGTGGTGCAGTACGGCACCAGCCTGACCGAGGACCTCAAGCGCCGCGACTTCACAGTCAACGCGATGGCGGTCAGTCTTCCGGACCACCGGTTCACCGACCCGTACGGCGGACTGGCCGATCTGGCCGCCAAGATCATTCGTACCCCGGGAACGCCGCAGGAGTCGTTCCGCGACGACCCGCTGCGGATGCTGCGCGCGGCCCGGTTCGCCGCGCAGCTCCGCTTCGCCGTCCACCCGGACGTCCGCGCGGCGATGACCGAGATGGCTGCGGACCTGGACCGGATCACCGCCGAGCGGATCCGGGACGAGTTCACCAAGCTCCTCTGCGGTGCCGACCCGATCACCGGGCTGCGCCTGCTCGTCGACACCGGGCTGGCCGAGCGCTTCCTGCCCGAGCTGACCGGGCTGAAGCTCACCATCGACGAGCACGCCCAGCACAAGGACGTCTACGAGCACACGCTCACGGTGGTCAGCAACGCCATGTCGATGGAGTCCGACGGTTGCGACTTCGTGCTGCGGATGGCCGCGCTCATGCACGACATCGGCAAGCCCGCCACCAAGGCGGTCGGCGCGGACGGCCGGGTCAGCTTCCACCACCACGAGGTGGTCGGTGCCCGGCTGACCAAGAACCGGATGAAGGCGCTGCGCTACTCCAAGGAGATCACCTCCCAGGTGGTCAAGCTGGTCGGGCTGCACCTGCGCTTCTACGGGTACGGCCGGGGCGAGTGGACCGACTCGGCGGTCCGCCGGTACGTCACCGACGCCGGTGACCTGCTGTCCCGGCTGCACAAGCTGACCCGCTCCGACTGCACCACCCGCAACCGGCGCAAGGCCGCCCAGCTCGCGGCCGACTACGACGCGCTGGAGGAGCGGATCGCCCGGATCGCGGCCGAGGAGGACCTGGCCCGGGTCCGCCCCGACCTGGACGGCAACGCGATCATGGAGCTGCTCGGCGTACCGCCGGGGCCGGTGGTCGGTCGCGCCTGGCAGTACCTCAAGGAGCTGCGGCTGGAACGCGGGCCGCTGGACCGCGACGAGGCCGAGGCGGAGCTGCTGCGCTGGGCGCGCGACGAGGGCATCACCGGCTGA
- the murJ gene encoding murein biosynthesis integral membrane protein MurJ codes for MSGGLYRSANAHGGGLPPDDGATFISAEPLNQPGVEAVAPPQEVVAETSAAANSAVMAIGSLVSRGTGFIRNLMIGAALGTMVGDAFTTAQFLPNQVYEFLLGGVLTSVLVPVLVRRRKIDADRGEAYAQRLLTLAVLALAATALIAVLLAPVLTAVYAAGGDDPAYTTLVTRLSYLMLPMLFFTGISALIAAVLNTRGHFAAPMWAPILNNLVSIGTFGLYIVVFGATGLRPDEVGWDRILLVGGGTLLGVAVQAIGLLPALRKVGFRWKARFDFRELGLRELARLGAWMFCYVAVNQLGLFVVVNLLNRASGGDGENAGLLIYNNVFLLLMMAHGIIAVSIITALMPRMSAAAAENRFHDVTADLSRGTRMVTAVLAPIAVCYAVLAAPISVVVFRYGAFTGDNAVATSTVLLVAALGLVPFAVSQLFTFAFYALPDTRTPALINIPVVALRVLLQVGLFLLFSNTFAAAGMMLGNAVSYLAAAIISAMLLRPRVGRIGLGGIMRTLGRVVVAALGAALVGVLVVAVLPGDPASLSWLAAAVQLVIGGAAIGATYLGLAMVLRIGEITEVVGMVRRRLGR; via the coding sequence ATGAGCGGCGGGCTCTACCGCAGCGCGAACGCGCACGGCGGCGGCCTGCCGCCGGACGACGGCGCCACCTTCATCTCGGCCGAGCCCCTGAACCAGCCCGGCGTCGAGGCCGTCGCACCGCCGCAGGAGGTGGTCGCCGAGACCAGCGCCGCGGCGAACAGCGCGGTGATGGCGATCGGCAGCCTGGTGAGCCGGGGTACGGGGTTCATCCGCAACCTGATGATCGGCGCCGCGCTCGGCACGATGGTCGGCGACGCGTTCACCACCGCCCAGTTCCTGCCCAACCAGGTGTACGAGTTCCTGCTCGGCGGCGTGCTGACGAGCGTCCTGGTGCCGGTGCTGGTGCGCCGCCGCAAGATCGACGCGGACCGGGGCGAGGCGTACGCGCAGCGCCTGCTGACGCTCGCGGTATTGGCGCTCGCCGCGACCGCGCTGATCGCGGTGCTGCTGGCCCCGGTGCTGACCGCCGTGTACGCGGCCGGCGGCGACGATCCGGCGTACACCACGCTCGTCACCCGGCTGTCGTACCTGATGCTGCCGATGCTGTTCTTCACCGGCATCAGCGCGCTGATCGCCGCGGTGCTGAACACCAGGGGGCACTTCGCCGCCCCGATGTGGGCGCCGATCCTCAACAACCTCGTGTCGATCGGCACGTTCGGCCTGTACATCGTCGTCTTCGGCGCGACCGGCCTCCGGCCCGACGAGGTGGGCTGGGACCGGATCCTGCTGGTCGGCGGCGGCACGCTGCTGGGCGTGGCGGTGCAGGCGATCGGCCTGCTGCCCGCGCTGCGCAAGGTCGGCTTCCGGTGGAAGGCGCGGTTCGACTTCCGCGAGCTGGGGCTGCGCGAGCTGGCCCGGCTCGGCGCCTGGATGTTCTGCTACGTCGCGGTCAACCAGCTCGGCCTCTTCGTGGTGGTCAACCTGCTCAACCGGGCCAGCGGCGGGGACGGCGAGAACGCCGGCCTGCTGATCTACAACAACGTCTTCCTGCTGCTGATGATGGCGCACGGCATCATCGCGGTCTCGATCATCACGGCGCTGATGCCCCGGATGAGCGCGGCGGCGGCCGAGAACCGGTTCCACGACGTCACCGCCGACCTGTCCCGCGGCACCCGGATGGTCACCGCGGTGCTCGCGCCCATCGCGGTCTGCTACGCGGTGCTGGCCGCCCCGATCTCGGTGGTGGTCTTCCGGTACGGCGCGTTCACCGGCGACAACGCGGTGGCCACCTCGACCGTGCTGCTCGTGGCGGCGCTGGGCCTGGTGCCGTTCGCGGTGAGCCAGCTCTTCACCTTCGCGTTCTACGCGCTGCCGGACACCCGTACCCCGGCTCTGATCAACATCCCGGTGGTGGCGCTGCGCGTCCTGCTCCAGGTGGGCCTGTTCCTGCTCTTCTCGAACACGTTCGCGGCCGCCGGGATGATGCTCGGCAACGCCGTGTCGTACCTGGCGGCGGCGATCATCTCGGCGATGCTGCTGCGGCCCCGGGTGGGCCGGATCGGACTGGGCGGGATCATGCGGACGCTCGGCCGGGTGGTCGTGGCGGCGCTCGGCGCCGCGCTCGTCGGCGTGCTCGTGGTGGCCGTGCTCCCCGGCGACCCGGCGAGCCTGAGCTGGCTCGCCGCGGCGGTCCAGTTGGTGATCGGCGGCGCGGCGATCGGCGCGACCTATCTCGGGCTCGCCATGGTGCTGCGGATCGGCGAGATCACCGAGGTGGTCGGGATGGTCCGGCGGCGCCTCGGGCGTTGA
- a CDS encoding protein kinase family protein codes for MPSSTGPSIDAITEGGRVTQVGEGQEAEETSPAVVTFGAPTVGELLAERYELVEHINNDSAGRLVWRGVDVVLRRPVAVVLRYPGGDSATEMLQAAVAASRVIHPNLVGVYDAIDEDDRAYVVREWVDGQSLRELVAADGPLDPARATAIGNAVASALAAVHATGMVHGNLHPGTVMISDDGRVVLADARTDGADSQENDLRAVGGVLYFALTGHWPHGEAPLHGATAGHGRAALPDAVRDAGGAIAAPRQMRAGVPAYLDDLTMDLLDAEIPPPSSDVLAAELSRLDIPADEQFLEQAGPLRFTAEPGEEPSPLAAAGGRKVAIGIAGLLAVALVGLLIGINALGGGDDGDKEPVAQPSNSAPATGGGAEPAAQVRKLTIQDVRIIDPDGDRAEVRNAEKVIDGNDDEGWETNSYRNNGKFGGLKKGMGVWIDLGAPHTVKQLEATLSATGATVELRTGARGDFPSSSSGDKQLVNAYSTLIGPANEDGGTKMIFNAFEPDQKYQYLLFWITKLPAKDSGNSWKLGVQEIVVQGS; via the coding sequence ATGCCCAGCAGCACGGGTCCATCGATCGACGCGATCACCGAGGGAGGACGGGTGACCCAGGTCGGCGAGGGTCAGGAAGCGGAGGAGACCTCTCCTGCGGTCGTGACCTTCGGTGCTCCCACTGTCGGTGAGCTGCTCGCGGAGCGGTACGAACTGGTCGAGCACATCAACAACGACAGCGCGGGCCGGCTGGTCTGGCGCGGTGTCGACGTGGTGCTCCGCCGTCCCGTCGCCGTGGTCCTCCGCTATCCGGGTGGCGACTCCGCCACCGAGATGCTTCAGGCCGCGGTCGCCGCGAGCCGCGTCATCCACCCCAACCTGGTCGGCGTCTACGACGCGATCGACGAGGACGACCGGGCCTACGTGGTCCGCGAGTGGGTCGACGGGCAGTCGCTGCGCGAGCTGGTCGCCGCCGACGGGCCGCTGGACCCGGCCCGGGCCACCGCGATCGGCAACGCCGTCGCGAGCGCCCTCGCCGCCGTGCACGCCACCGGCATGGTGCACGGCAACCTCCACCCCGGCACCGTCATGATCAGCGACGACGGCCGCGTGGTGCTCGCCGACGCGCGTACCGACGGCGCGGACAGCCAGGAGAACGACCTGCGCGCGGTCGGCGGGGTGCTCTACTTCGCCCTGACCGGGCACTGGCCGCACGGCGAGGCCCCGCTGCACGGCGCCACCGCCGGGCACGGCCGCGCCGCCCTGCCGGACGCCGTCCGGGACGCCGGCGGCGCCATCGCCGCGCCACGGCAGATGCGCGCCGGTGTGCCGGCCTACCTCGACGACCTCACCATGGACCTGCTCGACGCGGAGATCCCTCCGCCGTCGTCGGACGTGCTGGCCGCCGAGCTGAGCCGGCTCGACATCCCCGCCGACGAGCAGTTCCTGGAGCAGGCCGGTCCGCTGCGTTTCACCGCCGAGCCCGGCGAGGAACCCTCACCGCTGGCTGCGGCCGGCGGTCGCAAGGTCGCCATCGGCATCGCCGGTCTGCTGGCGGTCGCCCTGGTCGGGCTGCTCATCGGCATCAACGCGCTCGGTGGTGGCGACGACGGCGACAAGGAGCCGGTCGCCCAGCCGTCGAACAGCGCGCCGGCCACCGGGGGCGGCGCCGAGCCCGCCGCGCAGGTCCGCAAGCTCACCATCCAGGACGTACGGATCATCGACCCGGACGGCGACCGCGCCGAGGTGCGCAACGCCGAGAAGGTGATCGACGGGAACGACGACGAGGGCTGGGAGACCAACAGCTACCGCAACAACGGCAAGTTCGGCGGCCTCAAGAAGGGCATGGGTGTCTGGATCGACCTGGGCGCCCCGCACACGGTCAAGCAGCTGGAGGCGACGCTCTCGGCCACCGGTGCCACCGTGGAGCTGCGTACCGGCGCCCGCGGCGACTTCCCGTCCAGCTCCTCCGGCGACAAGCAGCTCGTCAACGCCTACTCGACGCTGATCGGGCCGGCGAACGAGGACGGCGGCACCAAGATGATCTTCAACGCCTTCGAGCCGGACCAGAAGTACCAGTACCTGCTGTTCTGGATCACCAAGCTGCCGGCGAAGGACAGCGGCAACAGCTGGAAGCTCGGCGTCCAGGAGATCGTGGTCCAGGGCTCGTGA
- the sigM gene encoding RNA polymerase sigma factor SigM codes for MAERDGAQPGRSDLELLRAHAAGDRDAFTELFRRHRDRLWAVALRTIGDREEAADALQDAMLSAHRAAARFRGDSAVTTWLHRIVVNACLDRIRRRQTHATVPLPDGVHTDGEPGRHTGGPEPAAPAHDHDTALVVRQALAALPAEQRAALVLVDVQGYPVAEVAAMLGVAEGTVKSRCARGRARLAVLLGHLRTGADAPAADVPRLTSGNRRRPEGVGSSSGASRQAVSQEEP; via the coding sequence ATGGCGGAACGCGACGGCGCGCAGCCCGGCCGCTCCGACCTGGAGCTGCTCCGGGCACACGCGGCAGGCGACCGGGACGCCTTCACCGAGCTGTTCCGACGGCACCGGGACCGCCTCTGGGCGGTCGCGCTGCGGACGATCGGCGACCGTGAGGAAGCCGCCGACGCCCTCCAGGACGCCATGCTGTCGGCGCATCGAGCGGCAGCCCGGTTCCGGGGCGACTCGGCGGTCACCACCTGGCTGCACCGCATCGTGGTGAACGCCTGCCTGGACCGGATCCGGCGGCGGCAGACCCACGCCACCGTCCCGCTGCCCGACGGCGTGCACACCGACGGCGAACCGGGCCGGCACACCGGCGGTCCGGAACCGGCCGCGCCGGCCCACGACCACGACACCGCGCTCGTGGTCCGGCAGGCGCTCGCGGCACTGCCCGCCGAACAGCGGGCCGCGCTGGTCCTGGTCGACGTGCAGGGCTACCCGGTGGCCGAGGTCGCCGCCATGCTCGGGGTCGCCGAGGGCACGGTCAAGAGCCGGTGCGCCCGCGGCCGGGCCCGCCTCGCCGTGCTGCTCGGGCACCTGCGTACCGGCGCCGACGCACCGGCCGCCGACGTGCCGCGGCTCACCTCCGGGAACCGCAGACGCCCCGAGGGCGTCGGATCCTCGTCGGGAGCGTCCCGTCAGGCCGTCAGCCAGGAGGAGCCGTGA
- the trxB gene encoding thioredoxin-disulfide reductase, which yields MDEVRNLIIIGSGPAGYTAAVYAARANLKPLVIEGVQSGGALMTTTEVENFPGFADGILGPELMDNMRKQAERFGAEFLTDDVTRVELKDTGEIGSDAVSTVWVGETAYRAHAVILSTGSAWRPLGVPGEQEYLGHGVSSCATCDGFFFRNQHIVVVGGGDSAMEEASFLTRFAESVTIIHRRDSFRASKIMADRALGNEKIKVEWNSVVEEILGDDGKVNGVRVRNVHTGESKVLDVTGVFVAIGHDPRSELFRGQVEMDDEGYVKVQAPSTRTSVPGVFAAGDVVDHTYRQAITAAGTGCAAALDAERFIATIQG from the coding sequence GTGGACGAGGTCCGCAACCTGATCATCATCGGCTCCGGTCCGGCCGGCTACACGGCGGCGGTCTACGCCGCCCGCGCCAACCTGAAGCCCCTGGTGATCGAGGGCGTGCAGTCGGGTGGCGCGCTGATGACCACCACCGAGGTGGAGAACTTCCCCGGCTTCGCGGACGGCATCCTCGGCCCCGAGCTGATGGACAACATGCGCAAGCAGGCCGAGCGCTTCGGCGCCGAGTTCCTCACCGACGACGTGACGCGGGTCGAGCTGAAGGACACCGGCGAGATCGGCTCCGACGCGGTGAGCACCGTGTGGGTGGGCGAGACCGCGTACCGCGCGCACGCCGTCATCCTCTCCACCGGTTCGGCCTGGCGTCCGCTGGGTGTGCCGGGTGAGCAGGAATACCTCGGCCACGGTGTGTCGTCCTGCGCCACCTGTGACGGCTTCTTCTTCCGCAACCAGCACATCGTGGTGGTCGGCGGCGGCGACTCGGCGATGGAGGAGGCGAGCTTCCTCACCCGCTTCGCCGAGTCGGTGACGATCATCCACCGCCGCGACTCGTTCCGCGCCAGCAAGATCATGGCGGACCGGGCGCTGGGCAACGAGAAGATCAAGGTCGAGTGGAACTCCGTGGTCGAGGAGATCCTCGGCGACGACGGCAAGGTCAACGGCGTACGGGTGCGCAACGTGCACACCGGCGAGAGCAAGGTGCTCGACGTCACGGGCGTGTTCGTGGCGATCGGGCACGACCCGCGCAGCGAGCTGTTCCGCGGTCAGGTCGAGATGGACGACGAGGGGTACGTGAAGGTGCAGGCCCCCAGCACCCGTACCAGCGTGCCCGGTGTGTTCGCGGCGGGCGACGTCGTCGACCACACCTACCGGCAGGCCATCACGGCGGCCGGCACCGGCTGCGCCGCCGCGCTGGACGCCGAGCGGTTCATCGCCACCATTCAGGGCTGA
- the trxA gene encoding thioredoxin gives MGATKAVTDASFVSDVLQSDKPVLVDFWAEWCGPCRKVSPLLEEIAGEMKDQVTIVKLNIDENPETARAYRVMSVPTLTIFKNGQPVQSIAGAKPKGELVKLIESAL, from the coding sequence GTGGGAGCAACCAAGGCGGTCACGGACGCCAGCTTCGTCAGTGACGTGCTGCAGTCCGACAAGCCGGTTCTGGTCGACTTCTGGGCGGAGTGGTGCGGCCCCTGCCGCAAGGTCTCGCCGCTGCTGGAGGAGATCGCGGGCGAGATGAAGGACCAGGTCACCATCGTCAAGCTCAACATCGACGAGAACCCGGAGACGGCCCGCGCCTACCGGGTGATGTCGGTGCCGACGCTGACCATCTTCAAGAACGGCCAGCCCGTGCAGTCGATCGCCGGCGCCAAGCCGAAGGGCGAGCTGGTCAAGCTCATCGAGTCGGCGCTCTGA
- a CDS encoding N-acetylmuramoyl-L-alanine amidase, giving the protein MRPIRPGDQGPAVAEIRTVLAGLELLPAEAGGDDYDAQTERAVRAFQQSRGLSVDGRVGAETWRALDAARWRFGARALYHAVPEPLTGEDVRSLQERLLEMGYDVGRADAIYGIRTSRAVAQFQREMGLKPDGSCGPHTVNALRRLGRKVVGGRPQWLRESDAIRQAGPTLIGRTVVIDPGHGGTDPGVVVPDGTLRWSEADLVHDLASRLEGRLAAAGVRVQLTRGPSPGDCLPDADRAQLANSLGADVFISLHTDGHANPEAEGVATYHYGTDNGVTSATGERLAGLVQREIVARTGLRDCRTHAKAWELLRLTRMPAVRVEVGYLTSPDDRARLVDPRFRDRVVEAIVAGVQRMYLPIERDVPTGSIDVSELRAIVAAGTVVD; this is encoded by the coding sequence GTGCGTCCGATCCGACCCGGTGACCAGGGACCGGCGGTGGCCGAGATCCGTACCGTCCTCGCCGGCCTGGAACTTCTTCCCGCCGAGGCCGGAGGAGACGACTACGACGCACAGACCGAACGCGCGGTACGGGCCTTCCAGCAGTCCCGCGGCCTCAGCGTCGACGGGCGGGTGGGCGCCGAGACCTGGCGGGCGCTCGACGCGGCCCGCTGGCGGTTCGGGGCCCGCGCGCTCTACCACGCCGTACCCGAGCCGCTGACCGGCGAGGACGTCCGCTCGCTCCAGGAACGCCTGCTGGAGATGGGGTACGACGTGGGCCGCGCCGACGCCATCTACGGCATCCGCACCTCCCGCGCGGTGGCGCAGTTCCAGCGGGAGATGGGCCTGAAACCGGACGGCTCGTGCGGGCCGCACACCGTCAACGCGCTGCGCCGCCTCGGCCGCAAGGTGGTCGGCGGGCGCCCGCAGTGGCTGCGCGAGTCCGACGCCATCCGGCAGGCCGGGCCGACGCTCATCGGGCGGACCGTGGTGATCGACCCGGGGCACGGGGGCACCGACCCGGGCGTGGTGGTGCCCGACGGCACGCTGCGCTGGAGCGAGGCGGACCTCGTGCACGACCTCGCCAGCCGGCTGGAAGGGCGGCTCGCCGCCGCCGGCGTACGGGTGCAGCTCACCCGGGGTCCGTCGCCCGGCGACTGCCTGCCGGACGCGGACCGGGCCCAGCTCGCCAACTCCCTCGGCGCCGACGTGTTCATCTCCCTGCACACCGACGGGCACGCCAACCCGGAGGCCGAGGGTGTGGCCACCTACCACTACGGCACCGACAACGGCGTCACGTCGGCGACCGGCGAGCGCCTGGCCGGGCTCGTGCAGCGGGAGATCGTGGCCCGCACCGGGCTGCGCGACTGCCGTACCCACGCCAAGGCATGGGAGCTGCTCCGGCTCACCCGGATGCCCGCGGTACGCGTCGAGGTCGGCTACCTCACCTCACCGGACGACCGGGCGCGGCTCGTCGACCCGCGCTTCCGGGACCGGGTGGTCGAGGCCATCGTGGCCGGCGTGCAGCGGATGTACCTGCCGATCGAGCGGGACGTGCCGACCGGCTCGATCGACGTAAGCGAACTGCGGGCGATCGTGGCCGCCGGCACCGTCGTCGACTGA